TGGGGAATAGGACCAGTGAAATTGTTATAAGCAATTTCTATTAACTTGAGTTTAGAACAATTTGAGATAGAGTCTGGTATTGGTCCCCCAAAGTAATTAATACCGAGATAAAGCCCCTCCAAATTTGGAAGCCCATTACCCATCCTTGATGGAAGATTACCTGAAAGTTCGTTTTTTGCAAGAGTGAGAATTCTTATCTGTGACAGATTAAAGATCTGCATGGGAATGAAACCAGTTAAGTTATTCCCCTCCAAGTCGAGTTGTTTCAAATTGCATAGCTTACTGATCTCTTGGGGTATTGCACCTACCAAATTGTGTTACCATCATTAGCACAACAAAATTCTATATGAAGACTTTTAAATGCTTCTAAAGTTGCTtcattataatttttttcttcaattttgacAATCGTCGCCTAGTCTACCTGTTATGCTGTTGGAACTAATGGCAAATGTTTTCAGCACAGTTAAATTACCCATCTCTTTTGGAATTTCACCTGAAAAAAGGTATAGCATATACAGATGTTAAAAAGATGTACATATTCCATCTAAATTTGGAAGGGAACATAAAGGTTTCATACCTTCAAAGAGTTTGCTCCTTAAAACTCCTATTATGACATTTACTTAAACTAgtggttttttatttttttcatcaGGAGGAAAATAATTCAGATGATTTTGCTGATGCAGAAATAGGATGTTACCTTCTAAACTGTTCCTGTATAGATACAGCCGCTCAAGTGTCTTCAAAGTGCCAATTTCTTTCGGTATGAATCCAGTGAAGTAATTCCAAGAAAGGCGCAGCACTTGAAGCTGTGAACAGTTATATATGCTTGATGGtatttgaccatttaacttgtTCCGTGACAGGTCAATCCACTTGAGTCTCTGAAGATGGCGACACATATCATGTGGAACGCTACCAGAAAAGCTATTACCCTGGAAGAAAATCAATTTCAGCgaggaaattttgaaaatctctGTTGGAATACTTCCCTGGAGATAATTGAATGACAGACTTAACGTTTCTAGTGTAGAAACGTTAGCCAAGGAAGGTGAGATGAAGCCAGTGAAACTGTTGTTATTCAGAGATAACAGTCGAAGTTGATGAATGGAACCAAACCACTCGGGAAACTCTCCATTGAGATTGTTGACATCTAAATCAAGCACTCTCAACCGGCGTAACCGAGCAAATTCATGCGGCAGTTCTCCGTGGAAATTATTTCTGCTCATATTAAGGGAAACCAGAAATGACATATTTCCCAGCTGCGGCGGTATTATGCCACTAAGATTCATATTGGAAAGATCCAAGGCAGTTACTCGCAGGTGACGAGAGCCGCAAGTGACTCCCGCCCACTGACATACAGGGGAAGAAGCAGACCAGTTTTCTAACAGGATTTGATGAGGGTCCTGTACAGTGATGTGAGCTCTCAGCGCAAGAAGAGCATCTTGATCAGTGGTAATATTGGTTGTGGTCATAGCTAAGGAAGCTGAAACGTAATACAGCAAGAACAAAAGTCCCTGAAGGAAATGGTAGGAAAGTTTCTCCATGATTAAGTGCAATAGAGATGGCAAATGATGTACCACTGTTTTATTACAAACGGCCTCTGTCCTTTGGTACTGACATTAATTTTTCTTACTGAGTTGCATTTATGGGAATTTTCTCTTGCCATCGTACTAGGAATTCCTCGTTTTAAGAAGTTTGAGACTGCATATTCACACAATTTATTGCCATTTTCAATTTCATGCCCAAAAAGTATGTTCATGATTAAAAGTCAATATAGCCCCCATGGGTAATCCGATTAGTTTCGTAGTTTGGTAGTGTGCTACATTGTTGTGTATCCTTGGGGCAAGACTCTACACAATTTTAGGGAATTAATCTTGTCCAAAGGCTGGaatagggctgcaaacgagtcgagtcaaGTCGAGTTTTGACCTAATCGAGTCAAGCCTTAACTTAATTTCATCGAACTTGaactcaagctcgagctcgacgagctgacaattttgaagcttgagctcgagctcgactcgattcgAGCCAATTAGTTCGagctcaaaaaaataaaaaaaattttttatttttttttaaaaaaataatatttttttttaaaaaaataatattttttcttaataaataacaaaatattaaggatatatatgtaattttactattaagataaagaataaaaaaataaatatatatatatatactcgactcgcaagctaacgagcttaatattttgaactTGAGTTCTATTCGGCCGACTCGAACGGCTTGATTTCATTTGCACTCCTAAGCTGGAAATACTcctaagtgaaaaaaaaaataatgaaaagtcAGTACACTGGTCATTTTAGTAGTTCAAGAGAAcccactaatttttttttttttttcaaatcgaTCGCAATCGTGGGatagttgataattgcaattttcaatttcttgcccaaaGCCTACGTAGCGGTAccattttttgttttcaaatcaaCAGGATCGCGGgatgatgtgaaaccccgatctagacaaccaaaactccatgacttaggcagcggaaatttgacccaactaatccctagaagtcacgaacaattttgatattatctcaaccagtaactactcgaattaacgaaccaaattggaggtagtagaacgccacaatcaaggagatactcgattgataagttcgggtgaataacttgagaagattctcaagtattcaaaggcaactctcttgccaaagagaaagtgaaaactcactaattgtatttaatagtcaaaaactggtcccaaacaaagaggaagtggggctatttatagcccttacaagcattaaccctaatccaaaagttgaccaaactaccctacatacttaagaaagattttgggccttacttactaacaaatgggccgcaattaaactatcttaattacctagactttttaaaacgagaaataaccaaaatcaacgaggaaaatcaaataatcctactaaactcaagcattcgtgcaatcaactagtcttcacttgaattttccaattccccatgtgcttgaatgggccttggtctttatattctcatcactTCCTAACTTGATCAAGTTTTTGGGGtacaaggaggaggtgaaccttcctttgtacacaagagtgattgtaattcatcaatttgaaaaaacttgtttgaattaatctacaagttcaagaggagttgggtagttaattggtttacaattctttcctttttatttacttattgttacgtttgtgatctttacattgcttatctcttctacttctctcaagtgattttgttcattcattaattgattgattgtgtgatcacttagaaaagagggtaaatttcatattgagcaaaaagtgcccataacttaattagatttttaatcaacctaattcaccccctcttaggttgtcttcgatcttTACAGAGATGATATATCACATTACAAAGAGAAATGTAGGTTTTTATATATATTCATTTTCAATAGGTAAAAAGGCTTAATGCATGCCATTGAAGAGTTGTTTCTAGGGACAGAGCATAGATTTTGTCTCGAACATTTATTTGACAACTTTAAGTTATGGTTTAAAGTACAAGATCTAAGGGAGGAGTTCTAAGCCATTGCACAGGATTTCAATAGGGTGATAACAAATTTGGAGATAGCTGATCTTGATGATGGTGGCAAGCTAACTGCATCTACTTGGCTTAGGAGAATACCGTATAAATTTTGATCTAGAACCCATTATGAGCATATCAGCAAGGAGTGACATTACAATCAACAACTTAAATTTATATTCTAAAAGCATGAGATGAACTAATAAATAACTTATTAGAGTTCTTTATGAGTAAAATGATACAAAGAGTCACACTGAAAAGATAGGAAATGTAAAAATATAGAGGATGTCTGTGTTCTAACATTGATGAAAAATTGAGAGGAATAAGATTTTAAGTAGACATTGTATTCTAGCCTTTGATAGAGTACATTCTTATGAAGTTGATAATTTTAACGTAACTGATGTTGTTAATCTGTCTTTGTTTAACAAGACCTGCACATGTAGGGAATTCCAGTTGACTAGAGTGCCATATGTTCATGCTATTGCTGCCATCCAAGCAGCAAGATTGAAGGTGGAAGGATACATTGACAGCTGCAACACCAAAGAGGCTTACTTGAGAAACTGCAAATTCAATGGGggcacatttccttccaaagaGTTATGGTTTGATAGTGAAATGCTAATCTAGCCGAACTTTCAATTATGTGTATAGGCACCACAATGTAACAGTTAAGTAGGAACAATTTCTATAGCAAATGTAGCAGGGCCTCAAGTAGCAATTTTATCTTCTCAACTTGGTAGTGATACTAGAACAAGTAGCAACAATTATTGAACTAGTACTAGCAAAGTTGAGAAGAGAAAGAGATCGAACAAAAATTAATGTTTTCTGTATTTTTTATTGTGGACAGATTTTAGTCCTTATATGTTATAGACTAGTTATGAAGATCAATATTGATTATTTTTCTATGCtgaattagttaatttgatcaATTTCTTCCCATCTATTTAATCATGTTACACTTGTTTTCAACATTGGGAAAATAAGTGTTCTCTGATTTTTGCCTTCTAAGAAAAGAATAGGTCTAATTTTTTGATGTTGCTCTTGTAATGATGATATTGATGTGATTGTTTGGTGTTTACTTTTTTGGTGTTCATTTTGTAATGCAGTATTTGAATGACTGCATTTTGTAAAGGCAGTATTTTCATGATTAGGTGTTTTGAGTTTAAGCTTGTCTTGATTTTTCTTTAGCTAAATTTCAATCAATAATAGACTTCTACTCCAAATTTGATTGAAGATCGTgtaaggcccgaagacaaccTCTTTTCTAggcgaccacacaatggagcaattgatgagaaagcacaagtgcttgtgagtagaagagataaataatgtacagatcacaaatgtaacaataagtaaataaaaaggaaagaattgcaaagcaattaactacccaactcctcttgagcttgtagattaattcaaacaagctatttcaaattgatgaattacaatcactcttgtgtacaaaggaaggttcacctcctccttgccccgaactctactcggtcaagccaggacgttttactatccctcaggacaaccctcacagagctacactcatgaaatattcactcacaaatgaaaagcttacaatgaatctcacaccactaagactacaaatcttccttgaagagtattttctcactaaaatcactctagatcttttgtatcttcagtgtgtaaaagttatttgaaatatctgaccaatcactatttatataggatcaagaaagtgcctcattagtGCTTCCAACgaatagaaagtagctgaagagtcaactagccgttggagtgtcggacgtccgatagccctgttttatgcgtccgacagcaggcagtgagtttaagagattttcttcaattctttcggacgtccggtgcaagttttttgtgcgtccgacagcaaacaatgagatttgagaaattatcttgtttctatcggacgtccggtagagacatattcagtgTCCGATAGTTttgtcgacttcgaaggatcctatcggacgtccgaagcatgcgtccaaagttgtacaatgattatcggacgtgcGGTACTGTTTTGTTGAGTGTCCGACAGGTTCAGCATACTCTGTCTTtttcaaatgtgcttaatctttgaacctgatttgtttcattactgaaaaagcctttgaggagatgttagcaacatccatttgttttgtaatcatcaaaagttaggaaccaaggtcaacattctccccctttttgatgataacaaaacaatggatgaaaaaaagaaaaaaattgagcatataagcataaactccccctcacacaaTGCATCTAAACTTATGAATTCAGAATAATTCtcccttacacatagcatccatatCTCCCCCTTtgtgtcatcataagatgagagtaaaaatctcATATCGTAATCcaacaacaataacagagaatctaacattccaaacaaaaacagagaaatgataccagaaatcagcaatcaccaacataccaacatatcacagagagtttaacaaatcaaatcatcattagatcagaattattcttttttctccctttttgacatcatataaATTTAGTAATATTCAAAAACACCAAGAAAAAAAACTCAGTTCTAAGCATCAGAAACTTCAAAAAAGAATTACAGAAAagcattatgaacaagaatctcatcaatcttaccaatatctcatacttgttagagttagcatcatgtctaactatccacatgcatttcatgcctttttatatattttttctcacatagcaatcacttttcatgtgaccttttttacaacagaaattacacataatcaagGAGTTATTTatatgaacaggtttaataaattttacttgtcttcacttataaatagcaaattcgttggaattagaattcaacctattcttttgaaaacagacttgtttcttgtgtttaagcaattcatttagaccatccattcttcttttcaaatcaccttgttcctttttgaacaattcacaaagctttgtttttctatcaaactcaaagtgtaaagcagtttCACTCTTTTTGAAATAATCATTTTcaactttcaactttttattttgttgaaaaagatttgcattatctcgaaacaaaaaactaattttctgttttaactccttgtttctagtataggattctttcaaactatcatgcaattttataatgaaagattcaagatcatcatcactttcatcatcactttcaaattgagagttacaagatgttacctcatcatctccaatggccataaaagccaattgagcagattcttcatcctcttcaatttcaccatcggagttgcactcattccatgtgaattgaaatttgttgaatcttgattttcttccttctttcttcttcatcactggacactcacttgcatagtgtccaggttggccgcattcaaagcacttatcagtttgctttttgttgaactctaacttccctttgtttctcaagtTGTTGGACTGATTCAGGAAGGAGTTGCAAGGTCCACCTTTTCtaaatctcctcttgttgagtattcttttgaagtcTCCgttgatgagtgcaatatcactatcatcaccttccatgtcatcttcACTCACGGAGgctgtatcatcttcatcttgtgaaaCTTTCAgagcaatattctttctcacttttgtgtcttcttcttcctgcaccttggacttgagttttagctcataagaagtcagtgaattaatgagagattcaataggcaagGCATTTAGATCTttggcttcctcaatggcagtcactttactctcccaatcctttgataaagcattcagaatttttctatttttctcacctaaagagtattctttttccagcacctccaaatccttaatgaggtcattaaatctacaatacatctcatcaatgttttcatgaggttgcatcttgaaggattcatactttgtaactagaatggatttcttttgttctctaacattctcactaccttcatgaatttctcttagtttatcccaaattttcttggctgacttgcagcctttgactctagtagattcatttgagtctaaagcacaatataacacattcatgacttttgcatttaatgtgagatgagctctatccgcagcagtcagttcacttcttatttttggtctagatctctgagtattttcatctataagagaggcatcatatggaccttcactaataataaaccataattcaatatcaatagattgtaaaaaaataatcattctttctttccaactcacataatttgacccattaaacataggtggtctaatgacagaatgtccttaaaaaaatatagcattgttggttgtcatctttactccaaagtcgattgagcttaatctctaggagaccaaactctgataccaattgtaaggcccgaaaACAACATCTTTTCTAggcgaccacacaatggagcaattgatgagaaagcacaagtgcttgtgagtagaagagataaacaatgtacagatcataaatgtaacaataagtaaataaaaaggaaagaattgcaaatcaattaactaccaaactcctcttgaacttgtagattaattcaaacaagctacttcaaattgatgaattacaataactcttgtgtacaaaggaaggttcacctcctccttgccccgaactccactcggtcaagccaggacgttttactatccctcaggacaaccctcacagagctacactcatgaagtattcactcacaaatgaaaagcttacaatgaacctcacaccactaagactacaaatcttccttgaagagtattttctcactaaaatcactctagatcttttgtatcttcagtgtgcaaaagttatttgaagtatctgaccaaccactatttatataggatcaagaaagtgcctTATTAGTGCTTCCAACgaatagaaagtagctgaagagtcaactagccgttggagtgtcggacgtccgatagccctgttttatgcgtccgacagcaggcagtgagtttaagagattttcttcaattctttcggacgtccggtgcaagctttttgtgcgtccgacagcaaacaaagagatttgagaaattatcttgtttctatcggacgtccggtagagacatattcagcgtccgatagtttgtcgacttcgaaggatcctatcggacgtccgaagcatgcgtccgaagttgtgcaatgattatcggacgtccggtagagacatattcagcgtccgatagtttgtcgacttcgaaggatcctatcggacgtccgaagcatgcgtccgaagttgtgcaatgattatcggacgtccggtactgtcttcttgagcgtccgataGGTTCAGTATACTCTGTCTTtttcaaatgtgcttaatctttgaacctgatttgtttcattactgaaaaagcctttgaggagatgttagcaacatccatttgttttgtaatcatcaaaagttaggaaccaagGTCAACAGATCGTTAGGTAGAACACAATGTATTCTCTAAAATGAACAATGTAAACTCTAGAATGAACAATTCATAACAAAAGAAAGTTATCAAATCATTGATAATCAATTGCCACATTGCATTACAATACTGTAGAGCTAATATTATCTAAGCCAAGCAAGAACTAATGGCGAGTATCAAACACACAAACACACTAACAAGGTTATCTTTAACATCCCAACTATACCTctgattttgttcattttctAACAAATTCCCCGCTAAACCTCATCATGGTCCATCACCAAATTACCTTCACGTTTTTCATCCTTAAACCAAAATCAGTCATGCCTTCCCATTTCATCAAACAACTTTGACAAGTGGATTCATTGTCGACTCCATCTCTTCTTATTGGATTATATAACGACCAAACTAATAAAATTACTTTACAAACATAGTACAACATCTCTTTTGTAGGTTTATTAGACTCTACAATCTTGATTTTTGCTTTGTTCTCGTAGGAGCATATTTTCCATTCATATCTCGAATCCCTCGATTCTCCACCATTAATGTTAGAGCTTGACGTTCCTTCTTGGAAGAAAGGATCTTGCAACTTTCAATCTGTCAattttactctctctctctatatatatatatatatatatatatatatatatatatatcttctGAGGGATTAAAGATATTTGCCCTAAAGCCACATATGTATTTGACTATCAAAGGTGAGTTTTGGTATGATAATATGACTTGTAGATCTAACCAATGATGTTTTTCATGACTTGCATGAATTTGCCTCGCGTGTGTATCAACAGTCGTTAACAGAGGTTAACTCCATCCATTTTCCATATCAATTCAAACCACAAAGGGTTTATGTGGATATTTTGAAACTATACGCTGGTTTATTGACTTGGGCAAAACTATAAGAGGGTTTTCTATATTTTACTCTATAATTTATCTTAATACAATTTCCACTAGCAAATTTCTTAGaatattgtttaaaaaaaagtCACACAAATGGGAGGATTGGGgggcattttcttcttttaggGAGATACggataccaaaaaaaaaaattttttttatagttaCAAAGATGTCACACATGgaatatacaatagccaaaattgCACCTCCAATCTCTAAGGGATTGGAATTGATAAGGCCACacaattatattttttaaatgaatagaGCCCTATTTTAACATCGTCCGACATAATAAATTGACAACCTTAATTATTGTGCACCTAACATGTGGACAGGCTTAGTGAAGGCCTTGAAACTTTCTTTAACAAAGAGGGAAAANNNNNNNNNNNNNNNNNNNNNNNNNNNNNNNNNNNNNNNNNNNNNNNNNNNNNNNNNNNNNNNNNNNNNNNNNNNNNNNNNNNNNNNNNNNNNNNNNNNNNNNNNNNNNNNNNNNNNNNNNNNNNNNNNNNNNNNNNNNNNNNNNNNNNNNNNNNNNNNNNNNNNNNNNNNNNNNNNNNNNNNNNNNNNNNNNNNNNNNNNNNNNNNNNNNNNNNNNNNNNNNNNNNNNNNNNNNNNNNNNNNNNNNNNNNNNNNNNNNNNNNNNNNNNNNNNNNNNNNNNNNNNNNNNNNNNNNNNNNNNNNNNNNNNNNNNNNNNNNNNNNNNNNNNNNNNNNNNNNNNNNNNNNNNNNNNNNNNNNNNNNNNNNNNNNNNNNNNNNNNNNNNNNNNNNNNNNNNNNNNNNNNNNNNNNNNNNNNNNNNNNNNNNNNNNNNNNNNNNNNNNNNNNNNNNNNNNNNNNNNNNNNNNNNNNNNNNNNNNNNNNNNNNNNNNNNNNNNNNNNNNNNNNNNNNNNNNNNNNNNNNNNNNNNNNNNNNNNNNNNNNNNNNNNNNNNNNNNNNNNNNNNNNNNNNNNNNNNNNNNNNNNNNNNNNNNNNNNNNNNNNNNNNNNNNNNNNNNNNNNNNNNNNNNNNNNNNNNNNNNNNNNNNNNNNNNNNNNNNNNNNNNNNNNNNNNNNNNNNNNNNNNNNNNNNNNNNNNNNNNNNNNNNNNNNNNNNNNNNNNNNNNNNNNNNNNNNNNNNNNNNNNNNNNNNNNNNNNNNNNNNNNNNNNNNNNNNNNNNNNNNNNNNNNNNNNNNNNNNNNNNNNNNNNNNNNNNNNNNNNNNNNNNNNNNNNNNNNNNNNNNNNNNNNNNNNNNNNNNNNNNNNNNNNNNNNNNNNNNNNNNNNNNNNNNNNNNNNNNNNNNNNNNNNNNNNNNNNNNNNNNNNNNNNNNNNNNNNNNNNNNNNNNNNNNNNNNNNNNNNNNNNNNNNNNNNNNNNNNNNNNNNNNNNNNNNNNNNNNNAATTtcattaacaggaattgaagagtaagagtcaggagaatagtgatgaaggagtggaggggatgtcaccgcatttggagattgttcgctggattcattcacttgaaccatttgatgttggggtctcaattcttgctcttcaactttcttttcaactacatctttagattcttcttctcGAGACTCTTGCAGTAGCATGTCATTTGTcagaataattgcactctcatctttctcatggtcgataatagtcggtgaggacaattcttcataaactggagaaatcaatttgctcGTTTTAAATGCCCATTCAAACCTTGCTTCTTTCATCTCTTCACTCAtcttttgtgtctcctgttgaagttgatatgtgttagtagctattaattcaaccatttcttcaagagatatacctgacatggatga
Above is a genomic segment from Coffea eugenioides isolate CCC68of chromosome 5, Ceug_1.0, whole genome shotgun sequence containing:
- the LOC113771050 gene encoding probable LRR receptor-like serine/threonine-protein kinase At3g47570; this encodes MEKLSYHFLQGLLFLLYYVSASLAMTTTNITTDQDALLALRAHITVQDPHQILLENWSASSPVCQWAGVTCGSRHLRVTALDLSNMNLSGIIPPQLGNMSFLVSLNMSRNNFHGELPHEFARLRRLRVLDLDVNNLNGEFPEWFGSIHQLRLLSLNNNSFTGFISPSLANVSTLETLSLSFNYLQGKTQVD